From one Nothobranchius furzeri strain GRZ-AD chromosome 2, NfurGRZ-RIMD1, whole genome shotgun sequence genomic stretch:
- the LOC139066145 gene encoding uncharacterized protein isoform X1, with product MVSTGFSILGGFQRGKMHISVIDVGKELTACAIGTHFGCPLCPKVKPTSLKKIKLHFEGHINTALHFGENIICRCNMPCRSLAHYHCPYCCKTLLKKEQMERHVKLCNTTTTLNEVAPKWNPMLSVSTPERPSLHDNDYTLLALTLSDSTEFMANSDCAPSPPQLVFTAERSTSLPEFTTEMPPLQPESTREMPLLRDHDYCLLGLKSSHSTEVVANRDCAPSTPQLVFTPKKSASLPEFTPEFTPERPPLQPESTREMPLLLDHDYCLLGLKSSHSTEVVANSDCAPSSPQLVFTPKKSASLPEFTPERPPPLPESTPETPPLNDHDYCLLALTSSDSTEVEENSDCAPSPTQLLFTPERPPLQPESTREMPLLRDHDYCLLGLKSSDSTEVVANSDCAPSSPQCVFSPKKSASLPESTTETPPLNDHDYCLLALTSSDSTEVVENSDCAPSPTQLLFTPEKLTSLPESTPERPPIHGSKIFSSAKASRVKNLKMAKCPHCALVLYQKNLTLHIQRKHTYKKDITESFHLRNVCVDPVNGIFAVRKVSSHGFSTPVHVQRKTWGNQQQTKCELEECKQFHLLAQRSGLTHCLCEHIRSLDYCGKTAKEEILKTEVLEEMMSAHFFGAAMVENCKSRQKVAQGACVPLSVLVELGGSQRHICMSVHEPKMHYYSLLGRVIVTYNTENNTWHCPCSKPRTSCPHKGIAKWHLFQTRKHLFMTSTSTRETLEMSIILDCYSTEDLERSVRYIYEKKIPAKIMDHTKVVEGPSDYPEKLFPAETCCQLCSSSPPLSDVYLVMETATIVGMRGVREDISTYNKRCSECNIVYRYQEWQDGLHNFNDKVILTLELCHYLRHNLQSHVSVSTSITSLEKMHGKKYPPTDIIFRAYCHFEALNNTEYKYACVNCGFSPAVVIMDLHRKGVFSMAVSELKVPSEDFDGVHNIEDFWDAVHLDMISRAFFPKSSTNPFVVCPSYENWAPWIGKQTRKSDCVLNTEYKKIPLEKSVSDPELSNVTEDRLFDELLKQKVSTVRKLCETCKVDTKGSRLDLIKRLREKMQSRQTYDKVFQSIWGASGGWSVVLCPHGIVYSLKFNLRAESPRDFADILLSWKHFPNVCLYDFARGLASHTNLRTPENPRFHPNEGKLADPTKENLTDAARGKLKVCLPWLTEKARNPDKQGHPITGSNHHYALYDKFHEANTKDPHDILRKIGLVPELQGSVNSQVAEQLFAEMRKNNYFLNRMAPSTHIFLMRNLIEHRNNECNSKLLLRQLMRGHQIQNLEHFRVTDQGQAVIGDPDNMAKTDCQTVLDNSDDLKRKHEDVCGTQEEHTQPMQCGSHCEHLTKATFVHPNRGCWAFPIHPSQKEVLQYVLDHNKPGEELIVRTPKACLTRTDFLGLGLQRDMEATIGNGCLGIIEEVAKYKGRNIFICDLYVTPTWLSPDVDPMTSLPNDCHLKDAVFIPLWTPGHFLLCVIKPLQREILFLDSLYAKTESGFGALQYMAILRDVAQNLNPGKWTEKTGKDIKDLPRQDFGNDCGIFTGAGQ from the exons ATGGTTTCAACCGGTTTCAgcatactcggcgggtttcaaaGAGGAAAG ATGCACATTTCCGTGATTGATGTGGGCAAGGAGCTGACTGCATGTGCCATTGGCACACATTTTGGTTGTCCCTTGTGTCCTAAAGTAAAGCCAACATCTCTGAAGAAGATAAAGTTGCACTTTGAAGGGCATATAAACACTGCATTGCATTTTGGAG AAAACATTATTTGCAGATGCAATATGCCCTGCAGAAGTTTGGCTCATTACCATTGTCCATATTGTTGTAAAACATTACTGAAAAAGGAGCAAATGGAACGCCATGTGAAGCTTTGCAACACTACAACAACTTTAAATGAAGTGGCCCCAAAATGGAACCCGATGCTGTCTGTGTCCACCCCAGAGAGGCCATCATTACACGACAATGACTACACATTGCTAGCTTTGACACTTAGTGACTCGACTGAGTTTATGGCAAATAGTGATTGTGCACCATCACCTCCACAACTTGTGTTCACTGCAGAGAGGTCAACATCACTTCCTGAGTTCACCACAGAGATGCCACCACTACAACCTGAGTCCACCCGTGAGATGCCACTGCTCCGTGACCATGACTACTGTTTGCTAGGTTTAAAATCAAGTCACTCTACTGAGGTTGTGGCAAATAGAGATTGTGCACCATCAACTCCACAACTTGTTTTCACCCCAAAGAAAtcagcatcacttcctgagttCACCCCTGAGTTCACCCCAGAGAGGCCACCACTACAACCTGAGTCCACCCGCGAGATGCCACTGCTCCTTGACCATGACTACTGTTTGCTAGGTTTAAAATCAAGTCACTCTACTGAGGTTGTGGCAAATAGTGATTGTGCACCATCATCTCCACAACTTGTTTTCACCCCAAAGAAAtcagcatcacttcctgagttCACCCCAGAGAGGCCACCACCGCTGCCTGAGTCCACCCCAGAGACTCCACCACTGAACGACCATGACTACTGTTTGTTAGCTTTAACATCTAGTGACTCGACTGAGGTTGAGGAAAACAGTGATTGTGCACCATCACCTACACAACTTTTGTTCACCCCAGAGAGGCCACCACTACAACCTGAGTCCACCCGCGAGATGCCACTGCTCCGTGACCATGACTACTGTTTGCTAGGTTTAAAATCTAGTGACTCTACTGAGGTTGTGGCAAATAGTGATTGTGCACCATCATCTCCACAATGTGTTTTCAGCCCAAAGAAAtcagcatcacttcctgagtcCACCACAGAGACGCCACCACTGAACGACCATGACTACTGTTTGTTAGCTTTAACATCTAGTGACTCGACTGAGGTTGTGGAAAACAGTGATTGTGCACCATCACCTACACAACTTTTGTTCACCCCAGAGAAATTAACATCATTGCCTGAGTCCACCCCAGAGAGACCACCAATACACGGATCCAAAATATTTTCTTCAGCCAAAGCTTCACGGGTTAAAAATTTAAAGATGGCTAAGTGCCCACACTGTGCACTTGTTCTCTACCAAAAAAATCTAACTTTACAtatacaaagaaaacatacatataaAAAAGACATTACTGAGTCATTCCATTTAAGAAATGTATGTGTGGATCCAGTGAATGGAATATTTGCTGTCCGCAAAGTCTCCTCACATGGTTTCTCTACTCCAGTACACGTACAGCGTAAAACCTGGGGCAATCAACAGCAAACAAAGTGTGAACTTGAAGAGTGTAAACAGTTCCACTTGCTTGCCCAGCGCAGTGGTCTTACACATTGTCTGTGCGAACATATCAGGTCATTGGATTATTGTGGCAAGACTGCAAAGGAAGAGATCCTTAAAACGGAAGTCCTTGAGGAGATGATGTCTGCACATTTCTTTGGTGCTGCCATGGTGGAGAACTGCAAAAGCCGGCAAAAAGTGGCACAGGGAGCATGTGTGCCACTTTCAGTATTGGTGGAACTGGGAGGGTCTCAAAGACACATCTGCATGTCAGTTCACGAACCAAAAATGCATTACTACAGTTTACTTGGCAGAGTAATTGTCACATATAACACTGAAAACAACACCTGGCACTGCCCTTGTTCTAAACCTCGTACATCATGTCCACACAAGGGTATAGCTAAATGGCACCTTTTCCAGACAAGAAAACATCTCTTCATGACTTCTACATCCACAAGGGAAACTTTGGAGATGTCAATCATTCTGGATTGTTACTCCACTGAAGATCTTGAAAGAAGTGTGAGGTATATTTACGAGAAGAAGATCCCAGCAAAAATAATGGATCATACAAAAGTTGTAGAAGGTCCAAGTGATTACCCTGAAAAGCTCTTTCCTGCTGAAACATGTTGCCAGCTCTGTTCAAGTAGCCCTCCCCTGAGTGATGTCTACCTGGTAATGGAAACAGCCACAATTGTTGGAATGAGAGGAGTCAGAGAAG ATATCTCAACTTACAATAAAAGATGCAGTGAATGTAACATTGTGTACCGCTACCAAGAATGGCAGGATGGCCTCCACAACTTTAATGATAAAGTCATCCTGACTCTTGAACTCTGTCATTATCTGCGGCATAATCTACAG AGTCATGTATCAGTGTCCACCTCTATTACGTCTTTGGAGAAAATGCATGGGAAGAAATACCCTCCTACAGACATCATCTTCCGGGCGTATTGTCACTTTGAGGCACTAAACAATACAGAATACAAATATGCATGTGTGAACTGTGGGTTTTCTCCAGCTGTGGTCATTATGGACCTCCACAGAAAAGGGGTCTTCAGCATGGCAG TGAGTGAGCTGAAAGTACCCTCTGAAGATTTTGATGGTGTACACAATATTGAGGATTTCTGGGATGCGGTACATCTCGACATGATcagcagagcttttttcccaA AATCGTCAACAAATCCATTTGTGGTTTGCCCATCTTACGAGAACTGGGCACCGTGGATTGGAAAACAAACTCGCAAATCTGACTGTGTGTTGAACACCGAATACAAAAAGATTCCATTGGAGAAatcagtttcagacccagagctgAGCAATGTAACAGAGGACCGTCTCTTTGATGAGTTGCTGAAACAGAAG GTTTCTACTGTAAGAAAACTTTGTGAAACATGCAAAGTTGACACCAAGGGATCTCGCCTGGATCTGATTAAAAGGCTGAGGGAGAAAATGCAGAGCAGACAGACCTATGACAAAGTCTTCCAGTCAATATGGGGTGCCTCTG GTGGATGGTCTGTTGTGTTATGTCCACATGGCATTGTGTACAGTTTAAAATTTAATCTGAGAGCTGAAAGCCCCAGAGACTTTGCAGATatccttctctcatggaagcattTCCCAAATGTGTGTCTGTATGACTTTGCACGTGGCCTGGCATCACACACTAACTTAAGGACACCTGAAAACCCTCGCTTTCATCCAAATGAGGGTAAACTAGCTGACCCAACAAAAGAAAACTTGACTGATGCAGCAAGAGGGAAACTGAAGGTGTGCCTGCCATGGTTGACTGAAAAAGCAAGGAACCCAGACAAACAAGGACATCCCATAACTGGATCGAACCATCACTATGCACTTTATGACAAGTTCCATGAGGCTAATACTAAAGATCCACATGACATCTTAAGAAAGATCGGCCTTGTGCCTGAGTTGCAGGGTTCTGTGAACAGCCAGGTTGCAGAGCAGCTATTTGCTGAGATGAGGAAAAACAATTATTTCCTCAACAGAATGGCACCATCAACACACATCTTTTTGATGAGAAACTTGATTGAACACAGAAACAATGAATGCAACAGTAAGCTATTACTTCGGCAACTGATGCGCGGTCACCAAATTCAAAATCTTGAGCATTTCAGAGTCACAGACCAGGGCCAAGCTGTCATAGGAGACCCAG ATAACATGGCAAAGACAGATTGCCAAACAGTCCTGGATAATAGTGATGATTTGAAGAGGAAGCATGAAGATGTGTGTGGAACCCAAGAGGAACATACGCAACCAATGCAGTGTGGGAGTCACTGTGAACACCTGACAAAAGCCACGTTTGTCCATCCAAATCGTGGATGCTGGGCATTTCCAATTCATCCTTCTCAAAAGGAAGTG ctTCAGTATGTCCTTGACCACAACAAACCAGGGGAGGAGCTGATTGTTCGTACCCCAAAGGCATGTCTGACTCGCACTGATTTTTTAGGCTTGGGCTTGCAAAGGGACATGGAAGCCACT ATTGGAAATGGCTGTTTAGGGATAATTGAAGAAGTGGCAAAATACAAG GGTCGGAACATCTTTATTTGTGATCTGTATGTTACTCCAACGTGGTTGTCACCAGATGTAGATCCCATGACAAGTCTACCT AATGACTGTCATCTAAAAGATGCAGTGTTCATCCCTCTATGGACACCTGGTCATTTTCTGTTGTGT GTGATAAAGCCGTTGCAAAGAGAAATTCTCTTTCTGGACTCTTTGTATGCAAAGACAGAGTCCGGGTTTGGTGCTTTGCAGTACATGGCTATTTTGAG GGATGTTGCACAGAACCTAAATCCTGGGAAATGGACAGAGAAAACTGGCAAAGATATCAAG GATCTTCCAAGACAAGACTTTGGCAATGACTGTGGcatatttacaggtgctggccagtaa
- the LOC139066145 gene encoding uncharacterized protein isoform X2, with the protein MVSTGFSILGGFQRGKMHISVIDVGKELTACAIGTHFGCPLCPKVKPTSLKKIKLHFEGHINTALHFGENIICRCNMPCRSLAHYHCPYCCKTLLKKEQMERHVKLCNTTTTLNEVAPKWNPMLSVSTPERPSLHDNDYTLLALTLSDSTEFMANSDCAPSPPQLVFTAERSTSLPEFTTEMPPLQPESTREMPLLRDHDYCLLGLKSSHSTEVVANRDCAPSTPQLVFTPKKSASLPEFTPEFTPERPPLQPESTREMPLLLDHDYCLLGLKSSHSTEVVANSDCAPSSPQLVFTPKKSASLPEFTPERPPPLPESTPETPPLNDHDYCLLALTSSDSTEVEENSDCAPSPTQLLFTPERPPLQPESTREMPLLRDHDYCLLGLKSSDSTEVVANSDCAPSSPQCVFSPKKSASLPESTTETPPLNDHDYCLLALTSSDSTEVVENSDCAPSPTQLLFTPEKLTSLPESTPERPPIHGSKIFSSAKASRVKNLKMAKCPHCALVLYQKNLTLHIQRKHTYKKDITESFHLRNVCVDPVNGIFAVRKVSSHGFSTPVHVQRKTWGNQQQTKCELEECKQFHLLAQRSGLTHCLCEHIRSLDYCGKTAKEEILKTEVLEEMMSAHFFGAAMVENCKSRQKVAQGACVPLSVLVELGGSQRHICMSVHEPKMHYYSLLGRVIVTYNTENNTWHCPCSKPRTSCPHKGIAKWHLFQTRKHLFMTSTSTRETLEMSIILDCYSTEDLERSVRYIYEKKIPAKIMDHTKVVEGPSDYPEKLFPAETCCQLCSSSPPLSDVYLVMETATIVGMRGVREDISTYNKRCSECNIVYRYQEWQDGLHNFNDKVILTLELCHYLRHNLQSHVSVSTSITSLEKMHGKKYPPTDIIFRAYCHFEALNNTEYKYACVNCGFSPAVVIMDLHRKGVFSMAVSELKVPSEDFDGVHNIEDFWDAVHLDMISRAFFPKSSTNPFVVCPSYENWAPWIGKQTRKSDCVLNTEYKKIPLEKSVSDPELSNVTEDRLFDELLKQKVSTVRKLCETCKVDTKGSRLDLIKRLREKMQSRQTYDKVFQSIWGASGGWSVVLCPHGIVYSLKFNLRAESPRDFADILLSWKHFPNVCLYDFARGLASHTNLRTPENPRFHPNEGKLADPTKENLTDAARGKLKVCLPWLTEKARNPDKQGHPITGSNHHYALYDKFHEANTKDPHDILRKIGLVPELQGSVNSQVAEQLFAEMRKNNYFLNRMAPSTHIFLMRNLIEHRNNECNSKLLLRQLMRGHQIQNLEHFRVTDQGQAVIGDPDNMAKTDCQTVLDNSDDLKRKHEDVCGTQEEHTQPMQCGSHCEHLTKATFVHPNRGCWAFPIHPSQKEVLQYVLDHNKPGEELIVRTPKACLTRTDFLGLGLQRDMEATIGNGCLGIIEEVAKYKGRNIFICDLYVTPTWLSPDVDPMTSLPNDCHLKDAVFIPLWTPGHFLLCGCCTEPKSWEMDRENWQRYQGSSKTRLWQ; encoded by the exons ATGGTTTCAACCGGTTTCAgcatactcggcgggtttcaaaGAGGAAAG ATGCACATTTCCGTGATTGATGTGGGCAAGGAGCTGACTGCATGTGCCATTGGCACACATTTTGGTTGTCCCTTGTGTCCTAAAGTAAAGCCAACATCTCTGAAGAAGATAAAGTTGCACTTTGAAGGGCATATAAACACTGCATTGCATTTTGGAG AAAACATTATTTGCAGATGCAATATGCCCTGCAGAAGTTTGGCTCATTACCATTGTCCATATTGTTGTAAAACATTACTGAAAAAGGAGCAAATGGAACGCCATGTGAAGCTTTGCAACACTACAACAACTTTAAATGAAGTGGCCCCAAAATGGAACCCGATGCTGTCTGTGTCCACCCCAGAGAGGCCATCATTACACGACAATGACTACACATTGCTAGCTTTGACACTTAGTGACTCGACTGAGTTTATGGCAAATAGTGATTGTGCACCATCACCTCCACAACTTGTGTTCACTGCAGAGAGGTCAACATCACTTCCTGAGTTCACCACAGAGATGCCACCACTACAACCTGAGTCCACCCGTGAGATGCCACTGCTCCGTGACCATGACTACTGTTTGCTAGGTTTAAAATCAAGTCACTCTACTGAGGTTGTGGCAAATAGAGATTGTGCACCATCAACTCCACAACTTGTTTTCACCCCAAAGAAAtcagcatcacttcctgagttCACCCCTGAGTTCACCCCAGAGAGGCCACCACTACAACCTGAGTCCACCCGCGAGATGCCACTGCTCCTTGACCATGACTACTGTTTGCTAGGTTTAAAATCAAGTCACTCTACTGAGGTTGTGGCAAATAGTGATTGTGCACCATCATCTCCACAACTTGTTTTCACCCCAAAGAAAtcagcatcacttcctgagttCACCCCAGAGAGGCCACCACCGCTGCCTGAGTCCACCCCAGAGACTCCACCACTGAACGACCATGACTACTGTTTGTTAGCTTTAACATCTAGTGACTCGACTGAGGTTGAGGAAAACAGTGATTGTGCACCATCACCTACACAACTTTTGTTCACCCCAGAGAGGCCACCACTACAACCTGAGTCCACCCGCGAGATGCCACTGCTCCGTGACCATGACTACTGTTTGCTAGGTTTAAAATCTAGTGACTCTACTGAGGTTGTGGCAAATAGTGATTGTGCACCATCATCTCCACAATGTGTTTTCAGCCCAAAGAAAtcagcatcacttcctgagtcCACCACAGAGACGCCACCACTGAACGACCATGACTACTGTTTGTTAGCTTTAACATCTAGTGACTCGACTGAGGTTGTGGAAAACAGTGATTGTGCACCATCACCTACACAACTTTTGTTCACCCCAGAGAAATTAACATCATTGCCTGAGTCCACCCCAGAGAGACCACCAATACACGGATCCAAAATATTTTCTTCAGCCAAAGCTTCACGGGTTAAAAATTTAAAGATGGCTAAGTGCCCACACTGTGCACTTGTTCTCTACCAAAAAAATCTAACTTTACAtatacaaagaaaacatacatataaAAAAGACATTACTGAGTCATTCCATTTAAGAAATGTATGTGTGGATCCAGTGAATGGAATATTTGCTGTCCGCAAAGTCTCCTCACATGGTTTCTCTACTCCAGTACACGTACAGCGTAAAACCTGGGGCAATCAACAGCAAACAAAGTGTGAACTTGAAGAGTGTAAACAGTTCCACTTGCTTGCCCAGCGCAGTGGTCTTACACATTGTCTGTGCGAACATATCAGGTCATTGGATTATTGTGGCAAGACTGCAAAGGAAGAGATCCTTAAAACGGAAGTCCTTGAGGAGATGATGTCTGCACATTTCTTTGGTGCTGCCATGGTGGAGAACTGCAAAAGCCGGCAAAAAGTGGCACAGGGAGCATGTGTGCCACTTTCAGTATTGGTGGAACTGGGAGGGTCTCAAAGACACATCTGCATGTCAGTTCACGAACCAAAAATGCATTACTACAGTTTACTTGGCAGAGTAATTGTCACATATAACACTGAAAACAACACCTGGCACTGCCCTTGTTCTAAACCTCGTACATCATGTCCACACAAGGGTATAGCTAAATGGCACCTTTTCCAGACAAGAAAACATCTCTTCATGACTTCTACATCCACAAGGGAAACTTTGGAGATGTCAATCATTCTGGATTGTTACTCCACTGAAGATCTTGAAAGAAGTGTGAGGTATATTTACGAGAAGAAGATCCCAGCAAAAATAATGGATCATACAAAAGTTGTAGAAGGTCCAAGTGATTACCCTGAAAAGCTCTTTCCTGCTGAAACATGTTGCCAGCTCTGTTCAAGTAGCCCTCCCCTGAGTGATGTCTACCTGGTAATGGAAACAGCCACAATTGTTGGAATGAGAGGAGTCAGAGAAG ATATCTCAACTTACAATAAAAGATGCAGTGAATGTAACATTGTGTACCGCTACCAAGAATGGCAGGATGGCCTCCACAACTTTAATGATAAAGTCATCCTGACTCTTGAACTCTGTCATTATCTGCGGCATAATCTACAG AGTCATGTATCAGTGTCCACCTCTATTACGTCTTTGGAGAAAATGCATGGGAAGAAATACCCTCCTACAGACATCATCTTCCGGGCGTATTGTCACTTTGAGGCACTAAACAATACAGAATACAAATATGCATGTGTGAACTGTGGGTTTTCTCCAGCTGTGGTCATTATGGACCTCCACAGAAAAGGGGTCTTCAGCATGGCAG TGAGTGAGCTGAAAGTACCCTCTGAAGATTTTGATGGTGTACACAATATTGAGGATTTCTGGGATGCGGTACATCTCGACATGATcagcagagcttttttcccaA AATCGTCAACAAATCCATTTGTGGTTTGCCCATCTTACGAGAACTGGGCACCGTGGATTGGAAAACAAACTCGCAAATCTGACTGTGTGTTGAACACCGAATACAAAAAGATTCCATTGGAGAAatcagtttcagacccagagctgAGCAATGTAACAGAGGACCGTCTCTTTGATGAGTTGCTGAAACAGAAG GTTTCTACTGTAAGAAAACTTTGTGAAACATGCAAAGTTGACACCAAGGGATCTCGCCTGGATCTGATTAAAAGGCTGAGGGAGAAAATGCAGAGCAGACAGACCTATGACAAAGTCTTCCAGTCAATATGGGGTGCCTCTG GTGGATGGTCTGTTGTGTTATGTCCACATGGCATTGTGTACAGTTTAAAATTTAATCTGAGAGCTGAAAGCCCCAGAGACTTTGCAGATatccttctctcatggaagcattTCCCAAATGTGTGTCTGTATGACTTTGCACGTGGCCTGGCATCACACACTAACTTAAGGACACCTGAAAACCCTCGCTTTCATCCAAATGAGGGTAAACTAGCTGACCCAACAAAAGAAAACTTGACTGATGCAGCAAGAGGGAAACTGAAGGTGTGCCTGCCATGGTTGACTGAAAAAGCAAGGAACCCAGACAAACAAGGACATCCCATAACTGGATCGAACCATCACTATGCACTTTATGACAAGTTCCATGAGGCTAATACTAAAGATCCACATGACATCTTAAGAAAGATCGGCCTTGTGCCTGAGTTGCAGGGTTCTGTGAACAGCCAGGTTGCAGAGCAGCTATTTGCTGAGATGAGGAAAAACAATTATTTCCTCAACAGAATGGCACCATCAACACACATCTTTTTGATGAGAAACTTGATTGAACACAGAAACAATGAATGCAACAGTAAGCTATTACTTCGGCAACTGATGCGCGGTCACCAAATTCAAAATCTTGAGCATTTCAGAGTCACAGACCAGGGCCAAGCTGTCATAGGAGACCCAG ATAACATGGCAAAGACAGATTGCCAAACAGTCCTGGATAATAGTGATGATTTGAAGAGGAAGCATGAAGATGTGTGTGGAACCCAAGAGGAACATACGCAACCAATGCAGTGTGGGAGTCACTGTGAACACCTGACAAAAGCCACGTTTGTCCATCCAAATCGTGGATGCTGGGCATTTCCAATTCATCCTTCTCAAAAGGAAGTG ctTCAGTATGTCCTTGACCACAACAAACCAGGGGAGGAGCTGATTGTTCGTACCCCAAAGGCATGTCTGACTCGCACTGATTTTTTAGGCTTGGGCTTGCAAAGGGACATGGAAGCCACT ATTGGAAATGGCTGTTTAGGGATAATTGAAGAAGTGGCAAAATACAAG GGTCGGAACATCTTTATTTGTGATCTGTATGTTACTCCAACGTGGTTGTCACCAGATGTAGATCCCATGACAAGTCTACCT AATGACTGTCATCTAAAAGATGCAGTGTTCATCCCTCTATGGACACCTGGTCATTTTCTGTTGTGT GGATGTTGCACAGAACCTAAATCCTGGGAAATGGACAGAGAAAACTGGCAAAGATATCAAG GATCTTCCAAGACAAGACTTTGGCAATGA